The following are encoded together in the Streptomyces asoensis genome:
- a CDS encoding class II aldolase/adducin family protein: MHGPTPPAPLPTDRLRFAMPPMHESAEDERRHRKERLAGAVRIFGRLGFEDGVSGHITARDPEFDDCFWVNPFGMPFKHVTVGDLVLANAEGQVVEGRYHVNQAAFTVHAQVHAARPDVVAVAHCHSVHGRALAALGELLDPITQESCAFYEDHALYDAYTGVAVDAEEGRRIADALGSHKALVLRNHGLLTVGDSVDAAAWWFLSMERSSQVQLTAKAAGRPVLIDHRAAVATREQLGGDLVAWINYQPLWQDISRSEPDLLS, from the coding sequence ATGCACGGGCCCACACCGCCTGCCCCACTGCCCACCGACCGACTCCGGTTCGCCATGCCACCGATGCACGAGTCGGCCGAGGACGAACGCCGCCATCGCAAGGAACGGCTGGCCGGAGCGGTGCGGATCTTCGGCCGGCTCGGCTTCGAGGACGGCGTCTCGGGCCACATCACCGCCCGCGACCCCGAGTTCGACGACTGCTTCTGGGTCAACCCGTTCGGCATGCCCTTCAAGCACGTGACCGTGGGTGACCTGGTGCTGGCCAACGCCGAAGGGCAGGTCGTCGAGGGCCGCTACCACGTCAACCAGGCCGCGTTCACCGTGCACGCCCAGGTGCACGCCGCCCGCCCCGACGTCGTCGCCGTCGCCCACTGCCACTCGGTCCACGGCCGCGCCCTCGCCGCCCTCGGTGAACTCCTCGACCCCATCACCCAGGAGAGCTGCGCGTTCTACGAGGACCACGCCCTCTACGACGCCTACACCGGCGTCGCCGTGGACGCGGAGGAGGGACGGCGTATCGCCGACGCGCTCGGCTCCCACAAGGCCCTCGTGCTGCGCAACCACGGGCTGCTCACGGTCGGCGACTCGGTCGACGCGGCCGCCTGGTGGTTCCTGTCGATGGAACGCTCCAGCCAGGTGCAGCTGACCGCCAAGGCGGCGGGCCGGCCCGTCCTGATCGACCACCGGGCCGCGGTGGCGACCCGGGAACAGCTCGGCGGCGACCTCGTGGCCTGGATCAACTACCAGCCCCTCTGGCAGGACATCAGCCGCAGCGAACCGGATCTCCTGAGCTGA
- a CDS encoding DoxX family protein, with amino-acid sequence MTHSMRTDTYPPYLDGGGRDWRDTATRYALLPLRIFLGVTFIYAGLDKLTDGAFLKDSGAGSIGDTMRAVRDSSAIPALVDMALKSPVGFGYAMAFGELAVGIGTLIGLLTRLAALGGALISLSLWLTVSWGSDPYYYGNDLAYLMAWLPLVLAGAPVLSLDAVWRSRRRQRAGALAR; translated from the coding sequence ATGACTCACAGTATGCGGACGGACACCTACCCCCCTTACCTCGACGGCGGCGGCCGCGACTGGCGGGACACCGCCACCCGGTACGCCCTCCTCCCTCTGCGGATCTTCCTCGGTGTCACCTTCATCTACGCCGGCCTGGACAAACTCACCGACGGCGCTTTCCTGAAGGACAGCGGCGCGGGCTCGATCGGCGACACCATGCGCGCCGTCCGGGACTCCTCGGCCATCCCGGCCCTGGTCGACATGGCTCTGAAGAGCCCGGTCGGCTTCGGCTACGCCATGGCCTTCGGCGAACTCGCCGTCGGGATCGGCACCTTGATCGGTCTCCTCACCCGGCTCGCCGCACTCGGCGGCGCGCTGATCTCACTGAGCCTGTGGCTGACGGTCAGCTGGGGCTCCGACCCGTACTACTACGGGAACGACCTCGCCTACCTCATGGCCTGGCTGCCGCTCGTCCTCGCCGGCGCGCCGGTCCTCTCTCTCGACGCCGTGTGGCGCTCCAGGCGACGCCAACGGGCAGGTGCCCTGGCCCGGTAG
- a CDS encoding LuxR C-terminal-related transcriptional regulator — protein MSDPTDTNGTAGPAEGAGAAQSSGDGTGGRHVRVVLVDDHRMFRTGVQAEIGRTEETGVEVVGEAADVDQAVTVITATRPEVVLLDVHLPGGGGVEVLRRCAPLMADAEQPVRFLALSVSDAAEDVIGVIRGGARGYVTKTITGTDLVNSVFRVQEGDAVFSPRLAGFVLDAFASTDAPPVDEDLDRLTQREREVLRLIARGYAYKEIAKQLFISVKTVESHVSAVLRKLQLSNRHELTRWATARRLV, from the coding sequence ATGAGCGACCCGACCGACACGAACGGCACGGCGGGACCGGCGGAGGGGGCCGGGGCGGCGCAGTCCTCCGGCGACGGCACGGGCGGGCGTCATGTGCGCGTGGTCCTGGTCGACGACCACCGCATGTTCCGTACGGGAGTGCAGGCCGAGATCGGCCGGACCGAGGAGACCGGGGTCGAGGTGGTCGGGGAGGCGGCGGACGTCGACCAGGCGGTCACCGTGATCACCGCGACCCGGCCCGAGGTCGTGCTCCTCGACGTCCATCTCCCGGGCGGCGGTGGCGTCGAAGTGCTGCGTCGCTGCGCCCCGTTGATGGCCGACGCCGAGCAGCCGGTGCGTTTCCTCGCGCTGTCCGTGTCGGACGCGGCGGAGGACGTGATCGGGGTGATCCGCGGCGGTGCCCGCGGCTATGTCACCAAGACGATCACCGGCACCGACCTGGTGAACTCCGTCTTCCGGGTGCAGGAGGGCGACGCCGTGTTCTCGCCGCGGCTCGCCGGGTTCGTCCTGGACGCCTTCGCCTCGACCGACGCCCCGCCGGTCGACGAGGACCTCGACCGGCTCACCCAGCGCGAGCGTGAGGTCCTGCGGCTCATCGCGCGCGGTTACGCCTACAAGGAGATCGCCAAGCAGCTCTTCATCTCCGTGAAGACGGTCGAGTCGCATGTCTCGGCGGTGCTGCGCAAGCTCCAGCTCTCCAACCGCCACGAGCTGACCCGCTGGGCGACGGCCCGACGCCTGGTGTGA
- a CDS encoding ATP-binding protein translates to MPEAAAMPLAEPRPPRKLYRSSDGRWLGGVARGLAGHLGLPVVWVRLVFAGLFMADGLGALLYAAFWFFVPLGVGGVGGQKPPALVGTETAPDGRRRLVARKPDKGQIVALLLMVVVAMVFVGNVNLGSGAKAYLLPAVLVGAGVALVWRQADNARRARWVEVGRRRRTLTLLRAGAGVLLVTAGVSGIFVLQGSAAHLGSVLQAALAVLVGITLLAGPYLVRMTQDLSEERLMRIRAQERAEVAAHVHDSVLHTLTLIQRNAENAGEVRRLARAQERDLRTWLYRPEGTGKEEADEPATVAEAVRRNAAEVEDKHGVPLEVVVVGDCPLDERVGAQMQAAREAMVNAAKYGGDGGAVQVYAEVEGRTVFVSVRDRGPGFDLDSIPADRMGVRESIIGRMERHGGTARLRAVPDGGTEVELEMERAEKTS, encoded by the coding sequence ATGCCGGAAGCCGCAGCCATGCCCCTCGCCGAACCGCGGCCGCCGCGCAAGCTCTACCGCAGCAGTGACGGACGCTGGCTGGGTGGCGTGGCGCGGGGGCTCGCCGGGCATCTCGGGCTGCCCGTGGTGTGGGTGCGGCTCGTCTTCGCGGGCCTGTTCATGGCGGACGGCCTCGGCGCCCTGCTCTACGCCGCCTTCTGGTTCTTCGTGCCGCTGGGGGTCGGCGGTGTCGGCGGCCAGAAGCCGCCCGCGCTCGTCGGCACCGAGACCGCGCCCGACGGCCGTCGCCGGCTCGTCGCCCGCAAACCGGACAAGGGGCAGATCGTCGCGCTGCTCCTGATGGTCGTCGTGGCCATGGTCTTCGTGGGCAATGTGAATCTGGGCAGCGGCGCCAAGGCGTATCTGCTGCCCGCCGTCCTCGTCGGCGCGGGTGTCGCCCTCGTCTGGCGCCAGGCGGACAACGCGCGGCGGGCGCGCTGGGTCGAGGTCGGCCGAAGACGCCGTACGCTCACGCTGCTGCGGGCGGGCGCCGGTGTCCTGCTGGTCACGGCCGGTGTCTCCGGCATCTTCGTCCTCCAGGGCTCCGCCGCGCACCTCGGCTCCGTGCTCCAGGCCGCCCTCGCCGTCCTCGTCGGCATCACCCTCCTCGCCGGGCCCTACCTGGTCCGCATGACCCAGGACCTCTCCGAGGAGCGCCTGATGCGCATCAGGGCCCAGGAGCGCGCGGAGGTCGCCGCCCACGTCCACGACTCAGTGCTGCACACCCTGACCCTGATCCAGCGCAACGCGGAGAACGCGGGGGAGGTGCGCCGCCTCGCCCGCGCCCAGGAGCGGGACCTGCGCACCTGGCTCTACAGACCCGAGGGCACCGGCAAGGAGGAGGCCGACGAGCCGGCCACGGTCGCCGAGGCGGTGCGGCGCAACGCCGCCGAGGTGGAGGACAAGCACGGTGTCCCCCTGGAGGTCGTGGTCGTCGGTGACTGCCCCCTCGACGAACGGGTCGGCGCGCAGATGCAGGCCGCGCGTGAGGCGATGGTGAACGCGGCCAAGTACGGTGGCGACGGCGGCGCCGTGCAGGTCTACGCCGAAGTCGAGGGCAGGACGGTCTTCGTGTCCGTCCGGGACCGCGGACCGGGCTTCGACCTGGACTCGATACCCGCCGACCGCATGGGCGTCAGAGAATCGATCATCGGCCGTATGGAGCGCCACGGCGGCACGGCGCGGCTGCGTGCCGTCCCGGACGGCGGCACGGAGGTCGAGCTGGAGATGGAGAGGGCGGAGAAGACGTCATGA
- a CDS encoding chorismate mutase has protein sequence MTPIDVTGARTPEAADVITGARERIDALDDRIIGLIQERAAVSAVIQEARITSGGRRVNLSREMEVLGHYRDALGRPGTSLAMTLLELCRGRV, from the coding sequence ATGACCCCCATCGACGTGACCGGCGCCCGCACCCCCGAGGCCGCCGACGTGATCACCGGCGCCCGTGAGCGCATCGACGCGCTCGACGACCGGATCATCGGTCTGATCCAGGAGCGGGCGGCCGTCTCCGCCGTCATCCAGGAGGCGCGGATCACCTCCGGCGGCCGACGGGTGAACCTCTCCCGCGAGATGGAGGTCCTCGGCCACTACCGGGACGCGCTGGGCAGGCCCGGCACCTCCCTGGCGATGACGCTGCTGGAGCTGTGCCGGGGCCGCGTCTGA
- a CDS encoding PspC domain-containing protein, which yields MAGVCAGLGRQYDMDPVIFRITLAVLSATGGIGLIFYGFAWLFVPYADDEQNEVRKLLTGRVDGQALAAVLFALVGCGVFLSMLNNGSVLTFAVVVSFLLAGAAYWSRHRDASDPDPLAAQAVADAPPEAQAPPVPSAYPSWWRDPIVKDGTHDGGTGYLWGPWDARDRGFFSAIEVDLVGHPHRPEDIRTPRPRYTGPRGPRWIGGWLFLLALLAGALVTRLTWDDHPLGTSLQAGLAAALIVLGTGIAVSSFLGRTGAGSVFLAIVTAGLLAGTAVLPKDIGTRWTDTVWQPATVTAVRAAYDLGTGDGTLDLSRIDVAKGRTVRTNAEVGAGRLRVIVPPDVTVKVRIDVGLGDIQLPGDDKKDVDVQPGKHKEVTLSPVSGGKDAGIIDLDLQVGVGQAEVARAAS from the coding sequence CTGGCCGGCGTGTGCGCGGGCCTGGGGCGGCAGTACGACATGGACCCGGTGATCTTCCGGATCACCCTCGCCGTGCTCTCCGCGACCGGCGGCATCGGCCTCATCTTCTACGGGTTCGCCTGGCTCTTCGTCCCCTACGCCGACGACGAGCAGAACGAGGTGCGCAAACTGCTGACCGGCCGGGTCGACGGCCAGGCCCTGGCGGCCGTGCTGTTCGCCCTGGTCGGCTGCGGGGTGTTCCTCTCGATGCTGAACAACGGCAGCGTGCTGACGTTCGCCGTCGTCGTCTCCTTCCTCCTCGCCGGTGCCGCCTACTGGTCCCGGCACCGGGACGCCTCGGACCCCGACCCGCTGGCCGCCCAGGCCGTGGCGGACGCTCCGCCGGAGGCCCAGGCACCGCCCGTACCTTCCGCCTACCCCTCCTGGTGGCGCGACCCCATCGTCAAGGACGGCACGCACGACGGCGGCACGGGCTACCTGTGGGGCCCGTGGGACGCCCGGGACAGGGGCTTCTTCTCGGCCATCGAGGTCGACCTCGTCGGCCACCCGCACCGGCCCGAGGACATACGCACCCCGCGCCCGCGGTACACCGGACCGCGCGGCCCGCGCTGGATCGGCGGCTGGCTCTTCCTGCTCGCCCTGCTCGCGGGTGCTCTCGTCACCCGGCTCACCTGGGACGACCACCCGCTCGGCACCAGTCTCCAGGCCGGTCTGGCGGCCGCGCTGATCGTGCTCGGCACCGGCATCGCGGTCAGCTCGTTCCTGGGGCGGACCGGCGCCGGGTCGGTGTTCCTGGCGATCGTCACGGCGGGTCTGCTGGCCGGAACTGCGGTGCTGCCCAAGGACATCGGCACACGCTGGACCGACACGGTGTGGCAGCCGGCCACCGTCACGGCGGTGCGGGCGGCGTACGACCTGGGCACCGGGGACGGCACGCTGGACCTGTCCCGGATCGACGTCGCGAAGGGACGGACCGTGCGCACCAACGCCGAGGTGGGGGCGGGCCGGCTGCGGGTGATCGTGCCGCCGGACGTGACCGTGAAGGTGAGGATCGACGTGGGGCTGGGAGACATCCAGCTGCCGGGCGACGACAAGAAGGACGTGGACGTGCAGCCGGGCAAGCACAAGGAGGTGACCCTGTCGCCGGTCTCGGGAGGCAAGGACGCGGGGATCATCGACCTCGACCTCCAGGTCGGCGTCGGACAGGCGGAGGTGGCCCGTGCTGCGTCATGA
- a CDS encoding GMC oxidoreductase, which produces MPQDAYDYDVLVVGSGFGGSVTALRLTEKGYRVGVLEAGRRFARESLPKNSWDLRNYLWAPRLGMYGIQRIHLLGNVMVLAGAGVGGGSLNYANTLYVPPKPFFDDPQWRDITDWQEELTPYYDQARRMLGVRLNPTTTPSDVHLKAAAERMGVGDTFHMAPVGVFFGDGKDADGTARAKPGEQADDPYFGGAGPARKACTECGECMTGCRHGAKNTLNENYLYLAEKAGAVVHPLTTVVSVTDDSQGGYAVATLPTDDRRKARGRVFTARRVVLAAGTYGTQTLLHRMKANRQLPYLSDRLGELTRTNSEALVGAQTDDRRYRRATGAAKVDFTRGVAITSSVHPDDSTHIEPVRYGKGSNSMGGLSILQVPYAEGSSRVAGWLANAARHPLLVLRSLSNRRWSERTIIGLVMQSLDNSLTTYLKPAGVGRGLLTARQGHGAPNPKQIRAASRAASAIAAEINGFAGSNVGELMGTPLTAHFLGGCPIGDSRETGVIDPYHRLYGHPGISVVDGAAVSANLGVNPSLTITAQAERAMSYWPNKGETDPRPAQGAAYERLKPVEPVSPVVPAEAFGALRLPFLGMPAVPPKQ; this is translated from the coding sequence GTGCCCCAGGACGCTTACGACTACGACGTCCTCGTCGTCGGATCGGGCTTCGGCGGCTCGGTGACCGCCCTGCGCCTGACGGAGAAGGGCTACCGCGTCGGCGTCCTGGAGGCGGGCCGCCGCTTCGCCCGTGAGTCGCTGCCCAAGAACTCCTGGGACCTCAGGAACTACCTGTGGGCGCCGAGGCTCGGCATGTACGGCATCCAGCGCATCCACCTGCTGGGCAACGTCATGGTGCTGGCCGGAGCGGGCGTCGGCGGCGGCTCCCTCAACTACGCCAACACGCTGTACGTGCCGCCGAAGCCCTTCTTCGACGACCCCCAGTGGCGTGACATCACCGACTGGCAGGAGGAGCTGACGCCGTACTACGACCAGGCGCGGCGCATGCTGGGCGTACGGCTCAACCCGACGACGACCCCCTCCGACGTCCACCTCAAGGCGGCGGCGGAGCGGATGGGCGTCGGCGACACCTTCCACATGGCGCCGGTCGGCGTGTTCTTCGGCGACGGGAAGGACGCCGACGGCACGGCGCGGGCGAAGCCGGGCGAGCAGGCCGACGACCCCTACTTCGGGGGCGCGGGGCCGGCCCGCAAGGCCTGCACCGAGTGCGGCGAGTGCATGACCGGCTGCCGGCACGGCGCGAAGAACACCCTGAACGAGAACTACCTGTACCTCGCCGAGAAGGCGGGCGCGGTCGTGCACCCGCTGACGACGGTGGTGTCCGTGACGGACGACTCGCAGGGCGGCTACGCGGTCGCCACGCTGCCCACCGACGACCGCCGCAAGGCGCGGGGCCGGGTCTTCACGGCCCGCCGGGTGGTCCTCGCCGCGGGCACCTACGGCACGCAGACCCTGCTGCACCGGATGAAGGCGAACCGCCAGCTCCCCTACCTGTCCGACCGGCTGGGCGAGCTGACCCGGACCAACTCGGAGGCACTGGTCGGCGCCCAGACCGACGACCGCCGCTACCGCAGGGCGACGGGCGCGGCCAAGGTGGACTTCACCCGCGGGGTCGCCATCACCTCCTCCGTCCATCCCGACGACAGCACCCACATCGAGCCGGTCCGCTACGGCAAGGGCTCCAACTCGATGGGCGGCCTGTCGATCCTCCAGGTGCCGTACGCGGAGGGCTCCTCGCGCGTCGCGGGCTGGCTCGCGAACGCGGCCCGCCACCCGCTGCTCGTGCTGCGCTCGCTCTCCAACCGCCGCTGGTCGGAGCGGACGATCATCGGGCTGGTGATGCAGTCCCTGGACAACTCGCTGACGACGTATCTGAAGCCGGCGGGCGTGGGCCGGGGTCTGCTGACGGCACGCCAGGGCCACGGCGCCCCCAACCCCAAGCAGATCAGGGCCGCTTCCCGGGCCGCGTCCGCGATCGCCGCCGAGATCAACGGCTTCGCCGGTTCCAACGTCGGCGAGCTGATGGGCACCCCGCTCACCGCGCACTTCCTCGGCGGCTGCCCGATCGGCGACTCGCGCGAGACGGGCGTCATCGACCCGTACCACCGCCTCTACGGCCACCCCGGCATCTCCGTCGTGGACGGCGCCGCCGTCTCGGCGAACCTGGGGGTGAACCCGTCGCTCACCATCACCGCCCAGGCCGAGCGCGCGATGTCGTACTGGCCCAACAAGGGCGAGACGGATCCGCGTCCGGCGCAGGGAGCGGCGTACGAGCGGCTGAAGCCGGTGGAACCCGTCAGCCCGGTGGTCCCGGCGGAGGCGTTCGGGGCGCTGCGCCTGCCGTTCCTGGGCATGCCGGCCGTGCCGCCGAAGCAGTAG
- a CDS encoding pyridoxamine 5'-phosphate oxidase family protein yields the protein MTANWAAVAATGPALARTAEERFGAFTHHVLATLRKDGSPRTSGIEVRFLAGELWLGMMPASLKALDLRRDPRFCLQANPGEGTGMGGGDVRIAGRAVEVTDGEARAAYVKEVEPPQPFHLFRTELTEVVRTFVEDDTYLVVQVWKPGEPVRTLRRT from the coding sequence ATGACAGCGAACTGGGCGGCCGTCGCCGCGACCGGACCCGCACTCGCGCGGACCGCCGAGGAGCGCTTCGGGGCCTTCACGCATCATGTCCTCGCGACCCTCCGCAAGGACGGCTCCCCGCGCACCTCGGGCATCGAGGTCCGATTCCTCGCGGGGGAGCTGTGGCTCGGCATGATGCCGGCCTCGCTCAAGGCCCTCGACCTGCGCCGGGACCCCCGCTTCTGCCTCCAGGCCAATCCGGGCGAGGGCACCGGGATGGGCGGGGGCGACGTACGGATCGCGGGCCGGGCGGTCGAGGTGACGGACGGCGAGGCACGGGCGGCGTACGTGAAAGAGGTGGAACCGCCGCAGCCGTTCCACCTCTTCCGCACCGAACTGACGGAGGTCGTACGGACCTTCGTCGAGGACGACACCTATCTGGTCGTCCAGGTCTGGAAGCCCGGAGAGCCGGTGCGCACCCTCCGGCGGACCTGA
- a CDS encoding DUF4429 domain-containing protein → MAEIIQRDGTWAFDGTTVRITPGLHRSVPLFRRTYGEISVPLEAVAGVAFEPERRRGRLRMRLREGADPLLQATGGRLPDPADPYRLAVDVDRCGVAEYLAEEIRHALLLDEVPGEPTETYLLPGPPVPVSVRSSDGTVSFDGAQVRVDWADTSARVKRATGPRVVDVGDVVRVEWLPNSGYEDGFLRFVTRETVRSGLPAEKDPYALDLWGNVSRDLLTALVATAVTARLPHPFAGAGGKREAGRERGHVDGAPVRGRGSTATAAAPAPNPAGHHDVLLRRLRELGQLHRDGVLTDEEFARTKAVVLRGF, encoded by the coding sequence ATGGCCGAGATCATCCAGCGGGACGGAACCTGGGCCTTCGACGGCACGACGGTCAGGATCACACCGGGGCTGCACCGCTCGGTGCCGCTGTTCCGCCGGACGTACGGTGAGATCAGCGTGCCCCTGGAGGCGGTCGCCGGGGTCGCCTTCGAACCCGAACGCAGGCGCGGACGGCTGCGGATGAGGCTGCGCGAGGGGGCCGACCCGCTGTTGCAGGCGACCGGCGGCCGGCTGCCCGATCCGGCCGACCCCTACCGGCTCGCCGTGGACGTGGACCGCTGTGGTGTCGCCGAGTACCTCGCCGAGGAGATCCGGCACGCGCTGCTGCTCGACGAGGTTCCGGGCGAGCCGACCGAGACCTATCTCCTGCCGGGGCCGCCGGTGCCGGTCTCGGTGCGTTCCTCCGACGGCACGGTCTCCTTCGACGGCGCCCAGGTGCGGGTCGACTGGGCGGACACCTCGGCCCGGGTGAAGCGGGCGACGGGCCCGCGGGTGGTCGACGTGGGTGATGTCGTACGGGTCGAGTGGCTGCCCAACTCGGGGTACGAGGACGGCTTCCTGCGGTTCGTGACCCGCGAGACGGTGCGGTCCGGGCTGCCCGCCGAGAAGGATCCGTACGCGCTGGATCTGTGGGGGAACGTGAGTCGCGATCTGCTGACGGCGCTGGTGGCGACCGCGGTCACGGCCCGGCTCCCGCACCCCTTCGCCGGTGCGGGAGGGAAGCGGGAGGCAGGGCGCGAGCGGGGGCACGTGGACGGGGCCCCGGTCCGCGGGCGCGGGTCGACGGCGACCGCCGCGGCCCCTGCCCCGAACCCGGCCGGTCATCACGACGTGCTGCTGCGCCGGCTGCGTGAGCTCGGGCAGCTGCACCGGGACGGGGTGCTCACCGACGAGGAGTTCGCCCGGACCAAGGCGGTCGTCCTGCGCGGCTTCTAG
- the guaA gene encoding glutamine-hydrolyzing GMP synthase, which yields MSSATPTAAAPDTVLVVDFGAQYAQLIARRVREARVYSEIVPSTMPVEEMLAKKPAAIVLSGGPSSVYEEGAPRLDRKIFEAGVPVFGMCYGFQLMAQTLGGTVDNTGAREYGRTGLHVSRPASTLFEGTPDEQAVWMSHGDACSAAPEGFVVSASTDVVPVAAFENDEKKLYGVQYHPEVMHSTHGQQVLEHFLYRGAGLTPDWTTGNVIDEQVAAIREQVGDRRAICGLSGGVDSAVAAALVQKAIGSQLTCVYVDHGLMRKGETEQVEKDFVAATGVQLKVVDAEERFLTALKGVSDPEEKRKIIGREFIRVFEQAQAEIIADDGPEVAFLVQGTLYPDVVESGGGTGTANIKSHHNVGGLPEDLEFQLIEPLRKLFKDEVRMVGQELGLPEEIVQRQPFPGPGLGIRIVGEVTKDRLDLLREADAIAREELTAAGLDREIWQCPVVLLADVRSVGVQGDGRTYGHPIVLRPVSSEDAMTADWSRLPYDVLAKISTRITNEVRDVNRVVVDVTSKPPGTIEWE from the coding sequence GTGTCATCAGCGACTCCTACTGCCGCCGCCCCCGACACCGTCCTGGTCGTCGACTTCGGCGCGCAGTACGCCCAGCTCATCGCCCGCCGAGTCCGCGAGGCGCGGGTCTACAGCGAGATCGTGCCGAGCACCATGCCGGTCGAGGAGATGCTCGCCAAGAAGCCGGCGGCGATCGTCCTCTCCGGCGGCCCCTCGTCCGTGTACGAGGAGGGCGCCCCCCGTCTCGACCGGAAGATCTTCGAGGCCGGCGTCCCCGTCTTCGGCATGTGCTACGGCTTCCAGCTGATGGCGCAGACGCTCGGCGGCACGGTCGACAACACCGGCGCCCGTGAGTACGGCCGCACCGGCCTGCACGTCTCCCGCCCCGCCTCCACCCTCTTCGAGGGCACCCCCGACGAGCAGGCCGTGTGGATGTCGCACGGTGACGCCTGCTCCGCCGCCCCGGAGGGCTTCGTCGTCAGCGCCTCCACGGACGTCGTCCCGGTCGCCGCCTTCGAGAACGACGAGAAGAAGCTCTACGGGGTCCAGTACCACCCCGAGGTGATGCACTCCACGCACGGCCAGCAGGTCCTGGAGCACTTCCTGTACCGGGGCGCGGGCCTGACCCCCGACTGGACGACCGGCAACGTCATCGACGAGCAGGTCGCCGCCATCCGCGAGCAGGTCGGCGACCGGCGCGCGATCTGCGGTCTCTCCGGCGGCGTGGACTCGGCGGTCGCCGCCGCCCTCGTGCAGAAGGCCATCGGCTCCCAGCTGACCTGCGTGTACGTCGACCACGGGCTGATGCGCAAGGGCGAGACCGAGCAGGTCGAGAAGGACTTCGTGGCCGCGACCGGCGTCCAGCTGAAGGTCGTGGACGCCGAGGAACGCTTCCTCACCGCCCTCAAGGGCGTCTCGGACCCCGAGGAGAAGCGGAAGATCATCGGCCGCGAGTTCATCCGGGTCTTCGAGCAGGCCCAGGCGGAGATCATCGCGGACGACGGCCCCGAGGTCGCCTTCCTCGTCCAGGGCACGCTCTACCCGGACGTGGTCGAGTCCGGCGGCGGCACCGGCACGGCGAACATCAAGTCGCACCACAACGTCGGCGGCCTCCCCGAGGACCTCGAGTTCCAGCTGATCGAGCCGCTGCGCAAGCTCTTCAAGGACGAGGTCCGCATGGTCGGCCAGGAGCTCGGCCTGCCGGAGGAGATCGTCCAGCGTCAGCCGTTCCCGGGCCCCGGCCTCGGCATCCGGATCGTCGGCGAGGTCACCAAGGACCGTCTCGACCTGCTCCGCGAAGCCGACGCGATCGCCCGCGAGGAGCTGACGGCCGCCGGTCTCGACCGCGAGATCTGGCAGTGCCCGGTGGTCCTGCTCGCCGACGTCCGCAGCGTCGGCGTCCAGGGCGACGGCCGCACCTACGGCCACCCGATCGTCCTGCGCCCGGTCTCCTCCGAGGACGCCATGACCGCCGACTGGTCGCGCCTGCCGTACGACGTCCTGGCGAAGATCTCCACCCGGATCACCAACGAGGTGCGGGACGTCAACCGCGTCGTCGTCGACGTGACCTCGAAGCCGCCGGGCACCATCGAATGGGAGTAG
- a CDS encoding LAETG motif-containing sortase-dependent surface protein — protein sequence MDEKLTTEIKGLPSKIVAGSGWHDFTYEVGNDSDVDFKNVYMAMFVDYADDTDAWLSEGLAVIQVKEDGKWTDAYQDSYEDEHGKTVNITGSFLAQLDELEANSSASLDLRVKVKSSAPAGSALALTDALYVGDKADCHFNGDYYDVEILAAGSDANGVDDAKPNGDKPTGDVKAQGGAKPISGSLAATGSSSALPMIGLVGGVAVVAGAGAVFAVRRRSSGTHA from the coding sequence GTGGACGAGAAGCTCACGACCGAGATCAAGGGTCTGCCGAGCAAGATCGTCGCCGGTTCCGGCTGGCACGACTTCACCTACGAGGTCGGCAACGACTCCGACGTCGACTTCAAGAACGTCTACATGGCCATGTTCGTGGACTACGCCGACGACACCGACGCCTGGCTGTCCGAGGGCCTCGCCGTCATCCAGGTGAAGGAGGACGGCAAGTGGACCGACGCGTACCAGGACTCCTACGAGGACGAGCACGGCAAGACGGTCAACATCACCGGCTCCTTCCTGGCCCAGCTCGACGAGCTGGAGGCGAACTCCTCCGCCTCGCTCGACCTGCGGGTGAAGGTCAAGTCGTCGGCCCCGGCGGGCTCCGCGCTGGCGCTGACCGACGCGCTGTACGTGGGTGACAAGGCGGACTGCCACTTCAACGGCGACTACTACGACGTCGAGATCCTCGCCGCCGGCAGCGACGCGAACGGTGTCGACGACGCCAAGCCGAACGGCGACAAGCCGACCGGGGACGTCAAGGCACAGGGCGGCGCCAAGCCGATCAGCGGGAGCCTCGCCGCGACCGGTTCCAGCTCCGCACTGCCGATGATCGGCCTCGTCGGCGGGGTCGCCGTGGTGGCCGGCGCCGGCGCGGTGTTCGCGGTCCGCCGCCGCTCGTCCGGCACGCACGCGTAA